From Quadrisphaera sp. DSM 44207, the proteins below share one genomic window:
- a CDS encoding WhiB family transcriptional regulator codes for MSPLPCRVHDPELWFAELPQDVETAKALCAGCPLRAGCLQGALERGEPWGVWGGELVLAGVVVPRKRPRGRPRKHPLPAAVA; via the coding sequence ATGTCCCCCCTGCCCTGCCGGGTGCACGACCCCGAGCTGTGGTTCGCCGAGCTCCCGCAGGACGTCGAGACGGCCAAGGCCCTGTGCGCGGGCTGCCCGCTGCGCGCGGGCTGCCTCCAGGGGGCCCTCGAGCGCGGCGAGCCCTGGGGCGTCTGGGGCGGCGAGCTCGTCCTCGCGGGCGTCGTCGTGCCGCGCAAGCGGCCCCGCGGCCGCCCCCGCAAGCACCCGCTGCCCGCCGCCGTCGCCTGA
- a CDS encoding AIM24 family protein produces MRSQLFDVSHAEVSTGDRWALQNPQMLRVGLGDDVLAAKGSMVAYQGQVRFDHESAGSLGRLLKKVVTSEDTPLMRASGRGEVFFARTAEHVFLVQLEGDGLSVDGKNLLAFDASVSWDIRRLQGAGMASGGLFNLELTGHGVVAVTSDGPPVLLDCSAQPTYVDVQAAVAWSSNLQPQVVSSVNMRSMLRGGTGEAVQYAFSGPGFVVVQPSEGQPVVLGGGGNQGGLLGNLLT; encoded by the coding sequence GTGCGCAGCCAGCTCTTCGACGTCAGCCACGCGGAGGTCAGCACCGGTGACCGGTGGGCCCTGCAGAACCCCCAGATGCTCCGGGTCGGCCTCGGGGACGACGTCCTCGCCGCCAAGGGCAGCATGGTCGCCTACCAGGGCCAGGTGCGCTTCGACCACGAGAGCGCGGGCAGCCTGGGCCGCCTGCTGAAGAAGGTGGTCACCTCCGAGGACACCCCGCTGATGCGGGCCAGCGGGCGCGGGGAGGTCTTCTTCGCCCGCACCGCGGAGCACGTCTTCCTCGTCCAGCTCGAGGGCGACGGGCTCAGCGTCGACGGCAAGAACCTGCTCGCCTTCGACGCCTCGGTCTCCTGGGACATCCGCCGCCTGCAGGGCGCGGGCATGGCCTCCGGCGGCCTGTTCAACCTGGAGCTGACCGGTCACGGCGTCGTGGCCGTCACCAGCGACGGGCCGCCGGTGCTGCTCGACTGCTCGGCGCAGCCGACCTACGTCGACGTCCAGGCCGCCGTCGCGTGGTCCTCGAACCTGCAGCCGCAGGTGGTCTCCAGCGTCAACATGCGCTCGATGCTGCGCGGCGGCACCGGCGAGGCGGTCCAGTACGCCTTCTCCGGGCCCGGGTTCGTCGTCGTCCAGCCCAGCGAGGGGCAGCCCGTGGTCCTCGGCGGGGGCGGCAACCAGGGCGGCCTGCTGGGCAACCTGCTCACCTGA